A portion of the Sphingobacterium spiritivorum genome contains these proteins:
- the cmk gene encoding (d)CMP kinase has protein sequence MSIRHNFIIAIDGFSSCGKSTLAKALAKKLNFVFIDSGAMYRAVTLYFIREQIDMNNEEAINKALDLIHIDFIPNTEKTELHLNDEDISDEIRQMYISDKVSEVSALKAVRKAMVAQQQKLGKRRNIIMDGRDIGTTVFPDADLKIFMTADPMVRAERRYLELTAKGEQVTMKDVMENLAHRDHIDSTREESPLRQAEDAIVLDNSDLNQEEQLEFVIGEYKKIKEGRKVV, from the coding sequence ATGAGTATCCGGCATAATTTTATTATTGCAATAGATGGTTTCTCTTCCTGCGGAAAGAGTACATTGGCAAAAGCTCTTGCTAAAAAATTAAATTTTGTATTCATCGATAGCGGAGCGATGTACCGTGCAGTAACATTGTATTTTATCCGCGAACAAATCGATATGAACAATGAAGAAGCAATAAACAAAGCTTTGGATCTTATACATATAGATTTTATTCCTAATACTGAAAAAACGGAGCTACATCTCAATGATGAAGATATTTCAGATGAAATTCGTCAGATGTATATTTCCGACAAAGTAAGTGAAGTAAGTGCACTCAAAGCTGTACGGAAAGCTATGGTAGCCCAACAACAGAAATTAGGGAAGAGAAGAAATATTATTATGGATGGCCGGGATATAGGTACAACAGTATTTCCGGATGCAGATCTTAAGATCTTTATGACAGCAGATCCGATGGTTCGTGCAGAACGCAGGTACCTGGAATTAACAGCTAAAGGAGAGCAAGTCACCATGAAAGATGTCATGGAAAATCTGGCTCACCGCGATCATATAGACAGTACACGAGAAGAAAGTCCGCTAAGACAGGCTGAAGATGCTATTGTCCTGGATAACTCAGATCTCAATCAGGAAGAACAGCTTGAATTTGTAATCGGAGAATACAAGAAAATTAAAGAAGGCCGAAAAGTAGTTTAG